From a single Herbiconiux sp. SALV-R1 genomic region:
- a CDS encoding amidohydrolase, translated as MKLDVVMRNGRIHTGDRARPEAHTIGILNGRVVGFDDELHGMHGIVEHDLDGQNVVPGFHDAHQHLSYLGLRQLQLDAHHSKVRTLDELYAAIERLASTLGPDEWILGGGFDQTRLGAFPHIDGLDRAAGGRPLWLTHTSEHMGVVNSEGLRRVGFADGSELPEVPGGIVDRDASGRFTGLLQEQAKDLVASHLKPPPAEYLIRALEAGTTLGLSQGLTSITEPGIGSVTGLGNGPADLHWFQSAKEQGRLGLRVCVMPYITQVHDLGMIEPGLRGQGLDLGLRSGFGDEFLHIGAVKVLSDGALFGRSAAMSCDFHDTPGNRGLFQFDPGELRETVIGLNRAGWQVAMHAVGDLAVAEAIETYALAALDHPRADARHRIEHCTVTSPADVARIAELGIVPVPQGTHLSEGGESILAGLGPELAHSAYRMRSFVDAGVVLPGSTDAPVVGGAPIRSIHDMVNRMAPSGVVVGPDERLTVEQAVRAYTHGSAYADHREHEKGTLSLGKLADLVVLSDDIFSVPADRICDVEVGATIVGGEVRFDAGALRSGVLQPS; from the coding sequence GACGAGCTCCACGGGATGCACGGAATCGTCGAGCACGACCTCGACGGGCAGAACGTGGTGCCCGGGTTCCACGACGCGCACCAGCATCTCAGCTACCTCGGGCTCCGCCAGCTGCAGCTCGACGCCCACCACTCGAAGGTGCGCACGCTCGACGAGCTTTACGCCGCCATCGAGCGGCTGGCGAGCACCCTCGGCCCCGACGAGTGGATCCTCGGCGGCGGCTTCGACCAGACCCGCCTCGGCGCGTTCCCGCACATCGACGGTCTCGACCGTGCAGCGGGCGGGCGACCGCTCTGGCTCACCCACACCTCGGAGCACATGGGCGTGGTGAACTCGGAGGGTCTGCGCCGGGTGGGATTCGCCGATGGCTCGGAGCTTCCCGAGGTTCCCGGCGGCATAGTCGACCGCGACGCCTCGGGCCGCTTCACGGGCCTGCTCCAGGAGCAGGCCAAAGACCTCGTCGCGTCGCACCTCAAGCCGCCGCCCGCGGAGTACCTCATCCGTGCCCTCGAGGCCGGCACCACCCTCGGGCTCTCGCAGGGCCTGACCAGCATCACCGAGCCCGGCATCGGCAGCGTCACCGGACTCGGCAACGGCCCCGCCGACCTGCACTGGTTCCAATCGGCGAAGGAGCAGGGGCGTCTGGGCCTTCGGGTCTGCGTCATGCCCTACATCACCCAGGTGCACGACCTCGGCATGATCGAACCCGGGCTGCGGGGTCAGGGCCTCGACCTCGGGCTGCGCTCGGGCTTCGGCGACGAGTTCCTGCACATCGGCGCCGTGAAGGTGCTCTCCGACGGAGCCCTGTTCGGGAGGTCGGCGGCGATGTCGTGCGACTTCCACGACACCCCGGGCAACCGCGGACTCTTCCAGTTCGACCCGGGCGAACTGCGGGAGACCGTGATCGGCCTGAACCGGGCCGGCTGGCAGGTGGCGATGCACGCCGTCGGCGACCTCGCCGTGGCCGAGGCGATCGAGACGTACGCGCTCGCGGCACTCGACCATCCGAGAGCGGATGCCCGTCACCGCATCGAGCACTGCACCGTCACGAGTCCCGCCGACGTCGCCCGCATCGCCGAGCTCGGCATCGTGCCGGTGCCGCAGGGCACCCACCTCTCCGAGGGCGGGGAGAGCATCCTCGCCGGTCTCGGGCCCGAGCTCGCGCACTCGGCCTACCGCATGCGCAGCTTCGTCGACGCCGGCGTGGTGCTGCCGGGCAGTACCGACGCCCCCGTCGTCGGCGGCGCGCCCATCCGCTCGATCCACGACATGGTGAACCGGATGGCGCCGTCGGGCGTCGTCGTCGGCCCCGACGAGCGCCTCACCGTCGAGCAGGCGGTGCGGGCCTACACCCACGGCTCGGCCTACGCCGACCATCGCGAGCACGAGAAGGGGACGCTGTCGCTGGGCAAGCTCGCCGACCTGGTGGTGCTCTCCGACGACATCTTCAGCGTGCCGGCCGACCGCATCTGCGATGTCGAGGTGGGCGCGACGATCGTCGGCGGCGAGGTGCGGTTCGACGCGGGAGCGCTCCGCTCGGGGGTGCTGCAGCCGAGCTGA
- a CDS encoding GntR family transcriptional regulator gives MVTPSSIAGDLRDDILEMRVDQDQPLREIAIAERFGASRRSVREALLALAQEGVVVHERHRGARVRRFTTDDVRDLYAARTVLEEAGARACPAAPDAAIDAVQLALAELRRAAEEGQDTSRHAAADTAFHAAVIALAGSPRLDGFFLGIRTEMTYAIRLLQRREVASGWGDAEALHDHELIASAVAERDADRAVTAVLDHIRVNEERLRRIANDIA, from the coding sequence ATGGTGACACCGTCGTCGATCGCCGGAGACCTGCGCGACGACATCCTGGAGATGCGGGTCGACCAAGACCAGCCCCTGCGCGAGATCGCGATCGCGGAGCGCTTCGGGGCCTCGCGCCGCTCGGTGCGGGAGGCGTTGCTCGCCCTCGCCCAGGAGGGCGTCGTCGTGCACGAACGGCACCGCGGGGCCCGGGTGCGGCGCTTCACGACCGACGACGTGCGCGACCTCTATGCGGCCCGCACCGTGCTCGAGGAGGCCGGAGCGCGTGCCTGCCCGGCTGCGCCCGACGCTGCGATCGACGCGGTGCAGCTGGCCCTCGCCGAGCTGCGCCGGGCGGCGGAGGAGGGGCAGGACACCTCTCGGCACGCCGCGGCCGACACCGCCTTCCATGCGGCGGTGATCGCCCTGGCGGGGAGTCCCCGGCTCGACGGCTTCTTCCTCGGCATCCGCACCGAGATGACCTACGCCATCAGGCTGCTGCAGCGCCGCGAGGTGGCGAGTGGATGGGGCGACGCCGAAGCCCTCCACGACCACGAGCTGATCGCCTCCGCCGTCGCGGAGCGCGACGCCGACCGTGCGGTGACGGCCGTGCTCGATCACATCCGGGTCAACGAAGAGCGGCTCCGGCGCATCGCCAACGACATCGCCTGA
- a CDS encoding glycoside hydrolase family 26 protein, with translation MTTRRHRPPFLALTVLGMLTAAALCGCTSAPPPESSAFAGVPLVPEEGVYLGAFHGEEAPAAASSPLPAIDLTYVGWADAWATDPFLADDRDRGQISLVNWEPFDVDFADIVAGRYDDMLTQRGAEAARLPGPVFVDFAAEMNEEEGWGGHDPELYVAAYRHVHDLVSAEADGKVVWVWAPNNVDSDGAPPALDYYPGDDYVDWTGMDGYNWGTSEPGFAWQSFEEVFADLYDELHTLGKPIIVAETASAEEGGSKANWIRSIPDTLRERFPDIKAVVWFDIDKERDWRIRSSEESAAAFETLAAESIVAG, from the coding sequence ATGACCACACGCAGGCATCGCCCACCGTTCCTCGCTCTCACCGTGCTCGGGATGCTCACCGCCGCAGCGCTCTGCGGCTGCACGTCGGCCCCGCCGCCCGAGTCGTCGGCCTTCGCAGGCGTGCCGCTGGTGCCCGAGGAGGGCGTCTACCTAGGGGCCTTCCACGGCGAGGAGGCCCCCGCCGCCGCTTCTTCGCCACTCCCGGCCATCGACCTCACCTACGTCGGCTGGGCGGACGCGTGGGCGACCGATCCCTTTCTCGCCGACGACCGCGACCGCGGCCAGATCTCCCTGGTGAACTGGGAGCCGTTCGACGTCGACTTCGCCGACATCGTCGCTGGGCGGTACGACGACATGCTCACGCAGCGCGGTGCCGAGGCCGCCCGGCTTCCCGGCCCCGTCTTCGTCGACTTCGCCGCCGAGATGAACGAGGAGGAGGGGTGGGGCGGGCACGACCCCGAGCTCTACGTCGCTGCCTATCGTCACGTGCACGACCTGGTCTCGGCCGAGGCCGACGGGAAGGTGGTGTGGGTGTGGGCGCCGAACAACGTCGACAGCGACGGCGCACCGCCCGCGCTCGACTACTACCCGGGCGACGACTACGTCGACTGGACCGGCATGGACGGGTACAACTGGGGCACGAGCGAGCCGGGGTTCGCGTGGCAGAGCTTCGAGGAGGTCTTCGCCGACCTGTACGACGAGCTGCACACGCTGGGCAAGCCCATCATCGTCGCCGAGACCGCGTCGGCCGAGGAGGGCGGGTCGAAAGCGAACTGGATCCGCTCGATCCCCGACACCCTGCGCGAGCGTTTCCCCGACATCAAGGCCGTGGTCTGGTTCGACATCGACAAGGAGCGTGACTGGCGCATCCGTTCCTCCGAGGAGTCGGCCGCTGCCTTCGAGACGCTCGCAGCGGAGTCGATCGTCGCGGGGTGA
- a CDS encoding CoA-acylating methylmalonate-semialdehyde dehydrogenase, whose amino-acid sequence MTDSPRTIPHWIDGAHDPGAGDRTAPVYDPARGVVTANVVLADTADVARAVASAKAAFPAWRDTSLAKRQTVLFRFRELLNERKGELAEIITSEHGKVLSDAGGEIARGLEVVELATGFPHLLKGAYSENVSTGVDVYSLKQPLGVVGIISPFNFPAMVPMWFFPIAIAAGNTVVLKPSEKDPSAALWLAALWKEAGLPDGVFTVLNGDKVAVDGLLEHPDVASISFVGSTPIAQYIYETASKNGKRVQALGGAKNHMLVLPDADLDLVADSAINAGFGSAGERCMAISVVLAVEPVADALVEKISERMRTLRIGDGRRGTDMGPLITEVHRDKVASYIDIAEQDGARVVVDGRGIEVDGEADGFWLGPTLLDAVPTSSRAYTEEIFGPVLSIVRVASYEEGLALIDSGMFGNGTAIFTNDGGAARRFQNEVQVGMIGINVPIPVPVAYHSFGGWKKSLFGDSKAYGMQGFDFFTQEKAVTSRWLDPSHGGINLGFPQN is encoded by the coding sequence ATGACCGACTCCCCCCGCACCATCCCGCACTGGATCGACGGCGCCCACGACCCCGGGGCCGGCGACCGCACCGCTCCCGTGTACGACCCGGCCCGCGGCGTCGTCACGGCGAACGTCGTGCTCGCCGACACCGCCGACGTCGCCCGTGCCGTCGCCAGCGCGAAGGCCGCCTTCCCGGCCTGGCGCGACACCAGCCTGGCCAAGCGGCAGACGGTGCTGTTCCGCTTCCGCGAACTGCTCAACGAGCGCAAGGGCGAACTCGCCGAGATCATCACGAGCGAGCACGGCAAGGTGCTCTCCGACGCGGGCGGCGAGATCGCGCGCGGTCTCGAGGTGGTCGAACTGGCGACCGGGTTCCCGCACCTGCTGAAGGGGGCGTACTCCGAGAACGTGTCGACCGGGGTCGACGTGTACTCGCTGAAGCAGCCGCTCGGCGTGGTGGGCATCATCTCACCGTTCAACTTCCCGGCCATGGTGCCGATGTGGTTCTTCCCCATCGCCATCGCCGCCGGCAACACGGTGGTGCTGAAGCCGAGCGAGAAAGACCCGAGCGCGGCCCTCTGGCTCGCCGCACTGTGGAAGGAGGCGGGGCTCCCCGACGGTGTCTTCACGGTGCTGAACGGAGACAAGGTGGCCGTCGACGGCCTGCTCGAGCATCCTGACGTGGCGTCGATCTCGTTCGTCGGGTCGACTCCCATCGCCCAGTACATCTACGAGACCGCCTCGAAGAACGGCAAGCGCGTGCAGGCGCTCGGTGGCGCGAAGAACCACATGCTGGTGCTGCCCGACGCCGACCTCGACCTGGTCGCCGACTCCGCCATCAACGCCGGTTTCGGCTCGGCGGGCGAGCGCTGCATGGCCATCTCGGTCGTGCTCGCCGTCGAACCCGTCGCCGACGCGCTGGTCGAGAAGATCAGCGAACGGATGCGCACGCTCCGCATCGGAGACGGGCGTCGCGGCACCGACATGGGCCCGCTCATCACCGAGGTGCACCGCGACAAGGTCGCCTCCTACATCGACATCGCCGAGCAGGACGGCGCCCGCGTGGTCGTCGACGGTCGCGGCATCGAGGTCGACGGCGAGGCTGACGGCTTCTGGCTCGGCCCCACGCTGCTCGACGCGGTGCCCACGTCGTCGCGCGCCTACACCGAGGAGATCTTCGGCCCGGTGCTCTCGATCGTGCGCGTCGCGAGCTACGAGGAGGGTCTGGCGCTCATCGACTCCGGCATGTTCGGCAACGGCACCGCGATCTTCACCAACGACGGCGGGGCGGCACGCCGCTTCCAGAACGAGGTGCAGGTCGGGATGATCGGCATCAACGTGCCCATCCCCGTGCCGGTGGCGTACCACTCGTTCGGCGGCTGGAAGAAGTCGCTGTTCGGCGATTCGAAGGCCTACGGCATGCAGGGGTTCGACTTCTTCACCCAGGAGAAGGCAGTCACCTCGCGCTGGCTCGACCCGTCGCACGGCGGCATCAACCTCGGGTTCCCTCAGAACTGA
- a CDS encoding aspartate aminotransferase family protein translates to MTLTSPPRVATDGPRSNDDVRAADRAHVFHSWSAQGALSPFVIAGGLGSTVWDHDGREYLDFSSQLVNVNIGHQHPRVVEAITEQASLLTTVAPAHANATRNEAAKRITELAPEGFEKVFFTNGGADANENAIRMARQVTGRDKVVSLYRSYHGNTGAAVVATGDWRRIPNEYSRGHVHVFGPYLYRSEFWAQTPEEESARALRHLERTVQAEGPDSIAAILLETVPGTAGILMPPPGYLEGVRAIADRYGILLILDEVMAGFGRTGHWFALDAYDVVPDLITFAKGVNSGYVPVGGVIISDRVARFFDERVFPGGLTYSGHPLASASIVATIDAMRAEDVVGNAARIGSDHLGPALHTLAETHDVVGEVRGSGVFWAVELVADRDTREPLAAASMGAVKAALLENGVLPFVQDNRIHVVPPAVVTPDEVRRGVAALDAALSTLS, encoded by the coding sequence GTGACCCTCACCTCCCCGCCCCGCGTCGCCACCGACGGCCCGCGCAGCAACGACGACGTCCGCGCCGCCGACCGCGCCCACGTCTTCCACTCCTGGTCGGCCCAGGGTGCCCTGAGCCCGTTCGTCATCGCCGGGGGCCTCGGCTCGACCGTGTGGGACCACGACGGCCGTGAGTACCTCGATTTCTCGAGCCAGCTGGTGAACGTCAACATCGGTCACCAGCATCCGCGCGTCGTCGAGGCGATCACGGAACAGGCGAGCCTCCTCACGACCGTTGCGCCCGCCCACGCCAACGCCACCCGCAACGAGGCGGCCAAGCGCATCACCGAGCTCGCCCCCGAGGGCTTCGAGAAGGTCTTCTTCACCAACGGCGGTGCCGACGCCAACGAGAACGCCATCCGCATGGCCAGGCAGGTGACCGGCCGCGACAAGGTGGTGTCGCTCTACCGCAGCTACCACGGCAACACCGGCGCGGCGGTCGTCGCCACGGGCGACTGGCGGCGCATCCCGAACGAGTATTCGCGCGGGCACGTGCACGTCTTCGGCCCCTACCTCTACCGCTCCGAGTTCTGGGCGCAGACCCCGGAGGAGGAGAGCGCGCGCGCCCTCCGCCACCTCGAGCGCACCGTGCAGGCCGAAGGGCCCGACTCGATCGCGGCCATCCTGCTCGAGACCGTGCCCGGCACCGCCGGCATCCTGATGCCGCCTCCCGGTTACCTCGAAGGCGTGCGGGCCATCGCCGACCGCTACGGCATCCTGCTCATCCTCGACGAGGTGATGGCGGGCTTCGGGCGCACCGGCCACTGGTTCGCGCTCGACGCCTACGACGTCGTGCCCGACCTCATCACCTTCGCCAAGGGTGTCAACTCGGGCTACGTGCCGGTAGGCGGCGTCATCATCTCCGACCGCGTCGCACGGTTCTTCGACGAGCGCGTCTTCCCGGGCGGGCTCACCTACTCGGGGCACCCGCTCGCCTCGGCCTCCATCGTCGCGACGATCGACGCCATGCGCGCGGAGGATGTCGTCGGCAACGCCGCCCGTATCGGCTCCGATCACCTCGGCCCCGCCCTGCATACTCTCGCCGAGACGCATGATGTCGTCGGCGAGGTGCGCGGCAGCGGCGTGTTCTGGGCGGTCGAGCTGGTGGCCGACCGCGACACCCGTGAACCGCTGGCCGCCGCCTCGATGGGGGCGGTCAAGGCCGCGCTGCTCGAGAACGGCGTGCTGCCGTTCGTGCAGGACAACCGCATCCACGTCGTGCCTCCTGCCGTCGTCACCCCCGACGAGGTGCGCCGGGGCGTCGCCGCCCTCGACGCGGCGCTCTCCACCCTCTCCTGA
- a CDS encoding PucR family transcriptional regulator: protein MPARLQSLLQHPEFRARLVVPDGARDASEVSLSWAHSSDLADPTPWLESGQLLLTDGAQFAGVDERFAAEYVRRLVERDIHALGFAIRVIHPAIPPALIDACAEQGLALIEIERETLFISIIRFVASELAAESRARVQWSLDAHRSIARAALSSDGLGAILIELSAQLDCWVALFDSTGAPLHVPGLSGPPADVRPAVEAAAYETLMKGTRAGLSIIHSDVGISLQTIGQRGRLRGVLAVGTSGPLDPAGHEVVESVIGIASIVLEQRRELDAARRQLRTGLLELLMAGEWEVASRTAASVWGSLPAEPIVVTLIAGDGLSPSALDELELEAVRNDRGFFYAERNGDVLLVAGATTPPELRSLIARHGMTAGTSSRVSWADLRVGVSEAAHAARAASPSDPVVDYESLAERGLHGLLRVAGGESVARTLLAPVLQVREPERTVLLETVRVWLENHGAWDPAARALHVHRHTVKSRVETVERMLGVNLGDFAVRAEIWSALELIGDQ from the coding sequence GTGCCCGCCCGTCTGCAGTCGTTGCTCCAGCATCCGGAGTTCCGTGCCCGGTTGGTCGTGCCCGACGGGGCGCGGGACGCGAGCGAGGTGTCGCTGTCGTGGGCGCACAGCTCCGATCTGGCCGATCCGACGCCCTGGCTCGAGTCGGGGCAGCTGCTACTGACCGACGGCGCGCAGTTCGCGGGCGTCGACGAGCGGTTCGCCGCTGAGTACGTGCGCCGGCTCGTGGAGCGCGACATCCACGCCCTCGGCTTCGCCATCCGCGTCATCCACCCCGCCATACCCCCCGCCCTCATCGACGCGTGCGCCGAGCAGGGTCTGGCCCTCATCGAGATCGAGCGGGAGACCCTCTTCATCTCGATCATCAGGTTCGTCGCGAGCGAGCTCGCCGCCGAGAGCCGGGCGCGCGTGCAGTGGTCGCTCGACGCGCACCGGTCGATCGCGCGCGCGGCCCTGTCGTCCGACGGGCTCGGCGCCATCCTCATCGAGCTCTCGGCCCAGCTCGACTGCTGGGTCGCGCTCTTCGACTCGACCGGGGCACCGCTTCACGTTCCGGGGCTGTCGGGGCCACCCGCAGACGTGCGACCGGCCGTCGAGGCGGCGGCGTACGAGACCCTCATGAAGGGCACCCGGGCGGGCCTCAGCATCATCCATTCCGATGTCGGCATATCTCTGCAGACCATCGGGCAGCGCGGGCGGCTGCGCGGTGTGCTGGCGGTCGGAACCTCCGGCCCGCTCGACCCTGCGGGCCACGAGGTCGTCGAGAGCGTCATCGGGATCGCCAGCATCGTGCTGGAGCAACGACGCGAACTGGATGCTGCGCGCCGCCAGCTGCGCACCGGCCTTCTGGAACTCCTCATGGCCGGCGAGTGGGAGGTGGCGAGCCGCACCGCCGCGTCGGTCTGGGGCAGCCTGCCGGCCGAGCCGATCGTCGTCACGCTGATCGCGGGCGACGGCCTCAGCCCCTCGGCGCTCGACGAGCTCGAGCTCGAAGCGGTGCGGAACGACCGCGGCTTCTTCTACGCCGAACGCAACGGCGACGTGCTGCTCGTCGCCGGCGCGACCACCCCGCCCGAGCTCCGCTCCCTCATCGCGCGGCACGGCATGACGGCCGGCACCTCGAGCCGCGTGTCGTGGGCCGATCTGCGGGTCGGGGTCTCCGAGGCGGCGCACGCCGCGCGTGCGGCGAGCCCCAGCGACCCCGTCGTCGACTACGAGAGCCTCGCCGAGCGCGGCTTGCACGGACTGCTCCGCGTCGCCGGTGGCGAGAGTGTCGCGCGCACCCTGCTCGCCCCCGTGCTGCAGGTGCGCGAACCGGAGCGCACCGTGCTGCTCGAGACGGTGCGGGTGTGGCTCGAGAACCACGGCGCGTGGGATCCGGCAGCGCGAGCCCTGCACGTGCACCGGCACACCGTGAAGAGCCGGGTGGAGACGGTCGAACGGATGCTCGGGGTCAACCTGGGCGACTTCGCCGTGCGGGCGGAGATCTGGTCGGCCCTGGAGCTCATCGGCGACCAATAG
- a CDS encoding ferredoxin — protein sequence MTRAEATSPALSRRRPAATLHIDWTRCQARGACLELLPALLRADDDGYPLAAAPAGARTDVPVPPEEMPAARDAVALCPRLALTLRGDR from the coding sequence ATGACCCGCGCAGAAGCGACCTCACCCGCGCTCTCCCGTCGGCGACCTGCGGCCACCCTCCACATCGACTGGACGCGATGCCAGGCCCGGGGAGCCTGCCTCGAACTGCTCCCCGCGCTCCTGCGGGCCGACGACGACGGCTATCCCCTGGCCGCCGCACCGGCCGGTGCTCGAACCGACGTCCCTGTCCCGCCCGAGGAGATGCCGGCCGCTCGCGACGCCGTGGCGCTCTGCCCGCGCCTCGCGCTGACCCTCCGCGGCGACCGGTGA
- a CDS encoding NADH-ubiquinone oxidoreductase-F iron-sulfur binding region domain-containing protein has protein sequence MTTTNAVPPTALPVTPAGALPSRLFAAGPDAGSAAHTARFGPVPAASGLVAELRASGLTGRGGGAFPVSRKVDSLAGPPGTIIGNGSEGEPLSRKDATLLRHAPHLVVDGLVLLAAALNPRARLVIVAHRDGAESLRRALLDRTDGRHIEVRVAEDRFVAGEATAVVSGLAGASAVPSDHPVHLTERGAGRRPTLLFNVETLAHIALIARYGAVWFRGSGTLDDPGTRLVSVSGDGVSDRVVEVPGGLPIAEVLASVGADHSRVQAVLVGGYHGRWVPAHELNRRLTARPAEGTDAVAAGAGVVLVLGTASCGLRVNASILDYLAAESAGQCGPCVLGLPRLAQRFSAYASGRERDPGAIGHLLETIPGRGACHHPDGTVALARSALQVFSGELERHRAGICCERARS, from the coding sequence ATGACCACCACGAACGCCGTGCCGCCCACAGCGCTCCCCGTGACCCCGGCCGGCGCGCTGCCGTCTCGACTCTTCGCCGCGGGGCCGGATGCCGGGTCGGCCGCTCACACCGCCCGGTTCGGACCGGTGCCGGCGGCATCGGGTCTCGTCGCCGAGCTCCGCGCCTCCGGGCTCACCGGCCGCGGCGGCGGTGCCTTCCCCGTGTCGAGGAAAGTCGACTCGCTCGCCGGCCCTCCCGGCACGATCATCGGGAACGGTTCGGAAGGGGAACCCCTCAGCCGCAAAGACGCCACCCTGCTGCGGCACGCACCCCATCTCGTCGTCGACGGCCTCGTGCTCCTGGCCGCAGCGCTGAACCCCCGCGCGCGACTCGTGATCGTGGCTCATCGAGACGGGGCCGAGTCGCTTCGACGAGCCCTCCTCGATCGCACCGACGGTCGGCACATCGAGGTGCGGGTGGCTGAAGACCGGTTCGTCGCGGGTGAGGCGACGGCCGTGGTGTCCGGCCTGGCCGGAGCATCCGCTGTCCCGAGCGACCATCCCGTGCATCTCACCGAGCGCGGGGCGGGCCGTCGGCCTACCCTCCTGTTCAACGTGGAGACGCTCGCACACATCGCGCTCATCGCCCGGTACGGTGCCGTCTGGTTCCGCGGCAGCGGCACTCTCGACGATCCCGGTACGCGTCTGGTCAGCGTGAGCGGCGACGGTGTCTCCGACCGGGTCGTGGAGGTGCCCGGCGGCCTCCCGATCGCCGAGGTGCTGGCGTCGGTCGGCGCAGACCACTCACGCGTCCAGGCCGTGCTGGTCGGCGGTTATCACGGGCGCTGGGTTCCGGCCCACGAACTGAACCGGCGGCTCACCGCCCGGCCGGCCGAGGGCACCGATGCTGTCGCGGCCGGTGCCGGCGTCGTCCTGGTGCTGGGAACCGCGAGCTGCGGGCTCAGGGTCAACGCGTCCATCCTCGACTACCTCGCGGCCGAGAGCGCCGGACAGTGCGGGCCGTGCGTGCTCGGCCTCCCCCGGCTTGCACAGCGGTTCTCCGCCTACGCCTCCGGTCGCGAGCGCGACCCGGGCGCGATCGGGCATCTCCTCGAGACGATTCCCGGCCGCGGTGCCTGCCATCACCCCGATGGCACCGTTGCTCTCGCGCGCTCGGCGCTCCAGGTCTTCTCCGGCGAGCTGGAGCGGCACCGGGCGGGCATCTGCTGCGAAAGGGCCCGCTCATGA
- a CDS encoding ferric reductase-like transmembrane domain-containing protein produces MSEVLWAIGRMSGVLSLVLFTASVLLGILTRAGKPLPGLPRFGIVLLHRNVSLLAAVFLVLHVLTLLGDSYAKLSLIDIVIPFLGSVQPFWQGLGTVASDLVVAVVITALLRHRLPARVFRLVHWSVYLMWPVALLHSLGNGTDGGSLWFDALAVLTAVSVVAALIWRVASTRFRSTPIERAERVTERMHG; encoded by the coding sequence GTGTCTGAGGTGCTCTGGGCGATCGGTCGCATGAGCGGGGTGCTGTCGCTGGTGCTGTTCACGGCATCCGTGCTGCTCGGCATCCTCACCCGGGCGGGCAAGCCGTTGCCCGGCCTGCCCCGGTTCGGAATCGTGCTCCTGCACCGCAACGTCTCGCTGCTCGCAGCGGTCTTCCTCGTGCTCCACGTGCTGACGCTTCTCGGAGACAGCTATGCGAAGCTCTCCCTGATCGACATCGTCATCCCGTTCCTCGGCTCCGTTCAGCCGTTCTGGCAGGGGCTCGGCACCGTCGCATCCGACCTCGTCGTCGCGGTCGTCATCACGGCGTTGCTCCGGCACCGGCTGCCGGCGCGGGTGTTCCGGCTGGTGCACTGGTCGGTCTACCTGATGTGGCCGGTCGCGCTCCTGCACTCCCTCGGCAACGGCACCGACGGCGGCAGCCTGTGGTTCGACGCGCTGGCGGTGCTGACCGCCGTCTCCGTGGTCGCCGCGCTGATCTGGCGGGTCGCGTCGACCCGCTTCCGCTCGACGCCGATCGAACGTGCCGAACGAGTGACCGAGAGGATGCACGGATGA
- a CDS encoding FAD:protein FMN transferase, translating into MTATATARWRAWSTDVELTVTAPALLDEATRLCVEVMASVDAACSRYRPDSELSLFTRSGASSTRVSPQLAELLGDALAAAELTDGLVDPTLGHQLSRLDGPPLGVPTSLSRPVRWADVTLEDGVLTAPPGTGFDLGAIGKASACEQVVRAITRTLGPDAGALVGIGGDLASTVEHPDGGWQVSVQDRAGDPAERVALTAGAAIATSSTQHRRHRVGAELVNHILDPRSLQPVQSPWRTVTCAAVSCVEANAYSTAAVILGHEALPWLAARDVPARFVDQQYTVSTTGAWPTHKEAARV; encoded by the coding sequence ATGACCGCGACAGCGACCGCCCGCTGGCGGGCCTGGAGCACCGACGTGGAGCTGACCGTCACCGCCCCCGCCCTGCTCGACGAGGCGACCCGCCTCTGCGTCGAGGTGATGGCGTCGGTCGACGCCGCCTGCAGCCGCTACCGTCCCGACTCGGAGCTCTCCCTGTTCACCCGGTCGGGCGCCTCCTCCACCCGAGTGTCCCCGCAGCTGGCCGAGCTCCTCGGCGACGCGCTCGCCGCGGCCGAGCTGACCGACGGACTCGTCGACCCGACCCTCGGCCACCAGCTCTCCCGGCTCGACGGCCCACCGCTCGGCGTGCCGACATCGCTCTCCCGTCCCGTCCGCTGGGCTGACGTCACGCTGGAGGACGGCGTGCTCACGGCGCCTCCCGGCACCGGGTTCGATCTCGGCGCGATCGGCAAGGCCTCCGCCTGCGAGCAGGTCGTCAGAGCGATCACGCGAACGCTCGGCCCCGACGCCGGAGCCCTCGTCGGCATCGGCGGCGACCTCGCCTCGACAGTGGAGCACCCGGACGGCGGTTGGCAGGTCTCGGTTCAAGACCGGGCCGGTGATCCCGCCGAACGCGTGGCTCTCACGGCGGGTGCGGCGATCGCCACCTCGAGCACGCAGCACCGGCGCCACCGGGTCGGGGCCGAGCTCGTGAACCACATCCTCGACCCCCGGTCGTTGCAGCCGGTGCAGAGTCCCTGGCGCACCGTCACCTGCGCCGCGGTGAGCTGTGTCGAGGCGAACGCCTATTCCACCGCCGCCGTGATCCTCGGCCACGAGGCTCTCCCCTGGCTCGCCGCTCGCGACGTGCCGGCGCGATTCGTCGATCAGCAGTACACCGTCAGCACCACCGGCGCGTGGCCCACCCACAAGGAGGCAGCCCGTGTCTGA